GCCCAATAAATTAACTGTATACTTACCAGAATGCCAACATCAAATCTGTGCGAGCAAGGCATTTGTCAGTTTGTCTTATACTTGGGGTTTCTTGGACAAGTGTTATTTTGCATGCTATTTTTGTGTGGGAACGGTGAAGCggttatgtaggaatttatgCAACTCTTTTCTCCTGCAGCTTCACATAAATGATCAGCGGTTTGAGGATGCGGAGGAAATGGAGCAGGATGACAAAAATGGTCATCACTGAACAACTATTTTCTTCTGTTTCAGCTTTAGATCTTCCGTTTATATGATTGTTGTAGACAGAGACCAATGCTGtatgtaaaaagaaattgagacaCCGCGATATTACCGGCTCCTTCTCTGAGATATTCACTGTTCTGGTTCAGTGACGCAAACAAGCTTCTGAATGCAGTCTTCCTAAATTGCCATGAAtcgtttttccttttccttttcttttcatagtAATTAAAGCTTACcataaaaaagaagtaatgcattcagtagtttatattatatatctgAGACATATTCAGAGTCTGCAAAATTTGTTAGCAGATGTTTATAGACACAGCACCCCCATCGATTTTCGATTATAGTTTGACAGAAAGTCTACAGTTGTTGATCAGAATGACTAACAAGCTGTACTTGGAATGgtggaatttctttttccaagaaaagaaaagggataattactttcgttctttaaaatttggtggtgaaattatatgtagattttATATAGTTCGGAGAAGTATATTGAGTGTccttaatatattttccttcaataaataaattttttagttagttaaaatttcacaaaacttactgatattaataaaaaaaattaaatgaaatttatatttagccTCAGTCAATTGTAgttcaaatgattttttttttatcaaattatcttCATAATCTTCACATACAATAATGCATATGTTGAGTTATATCTTCACTCTTATAGAGATagtttgattataaaaaaattatttgacatgtaataaataagttgTAAGTcaaaagagataattataaatttgtattcaATTTGCTTACtaataacaagaaattttgtGAGTTATTACTAAGTATAACCACACGAAATCTTATAAAGGTGTCGTGTCATTATCCATTTGTGTAATCGGAAAAAGGAAATTCCAACATACCAAGCTAATTAGTCATTctgattgaaatatttttagagatgttgataattaaattttgaaaattttctgacATCCCAATTTTAGCCTATGGATCTCGTGATCAAAGATTGCTCTCCTCATTTAcaaaaacttatttaatttataattttgtctaCAACTTATTTCCACGACAGCAGAGTAGTAGGTAATAGATATAGGGGTCAAAGCCCAGCTTCTTAACAATGATACGGGTGCCCATTATTCAGTTTAAGGCCCAACAGTCCCCAGATTGGGCTCAACTATTTTCACTTAGaccaaacaaaacaaagaacCCTAACCCTAGTTCTCGGCAACGCATCAACTTCATTTCACCCTCTGAGAAGCGCAGGAGTTCATCTGTTTTTTTCAGCTCAGCCGCCGTGCTTGTCCTCTCTCCACCTCCGGTACAAGTCTCTGTCCTGAATTaacacatattttaatatacaatttattctGATTtcactctttttattttaaacaactCTTTTGCATGCACGGACAGGAAGAACCAAAAGGAATGGCGTATGCAGCGATGAAGCCGACGAAGCCTGGGTTAGAGGAGTCCCAGGAGCAGATTCACAAGATCCGTATAACATTGTCCTCAAAGAACGTGAAGAATTTGGAGAAAGGtatgttttttcttcataaatttGCTTTCAGTATTTGATTGAGCTGTTTACTCTCTATATTTAgtgcttttttatttgaatatgcTATCGCTATGGTGTTTTATTCTGTTTCCATCTCGCAAGTTTGAGATTTTGTGCTATTGTCTAAGCCGTTTGTACACTGTATGCGACTCTTGAGCATGGTTAGTGTTTCTTTTTCGTTATTCCACTTCTTTC
This region of Sesamum indicum cultivar Zhongzhi No. 13 linkage group LG4, S_indicum_v1.0, whole genome shotgun sequence genomic DNA includes:
- the LOC105160574 gene encoding 40S ribosomal protein S20-2; translation: MIRVPIIQFKAQQSPDWAQLFSLRPNKTKNPNPSSRQRINFISPSEKRRSSSVFFSSAAVLVLSPPPEEPKGMAYAAMKPTKPGLEESQEQIHKIRITLSSKNVKNLEKVCADLVRGAKDKRLRVKGPVRMPTKVLHITTRKSPCGEGTNTWDRFELRVHKRVIDLFSSPDVVKQITSITIEPGVEVEVTIADS